The following proteins are encoded in a genomic region of Colletotrichum higginsianum IMI 349063 chromosome 9, whole genome shotgun sequence:
- a CDS encoding C2H2 finger domain-containing protein, with translation MVSLDQSYTMLPKHMGSEHDDYILYPEPPQGGFGSTPMEMAVPADASYMYPTSMAMDAASLYDNNFMYQGRTSPGLYEDADFQLPSSNLSTASAPSAASSNVGSPQSHHDQPAPIHDWAHPGIAVTPGIVPHDYYNTTGTEYSTYGGPGMEDFAAFDFANTKPPGFVDPSLIHPDISRPMAMSGFHHNPNQYPASPALSASSQSMVRNGSQSPFLHNGFQQQQHFSPYATPADARRPSLHSFPSTYSDGNNYSGDEGREKQRCPHPECGKTFKDLKAHMLTHQNERPEKCPIVTCDYHVKGFARKYDKNRHTLTHYKGTMVCGFCPGSGSAAEKSFNRADVFKRHLTAVHGVEQTPPNSRKKSTGTNSGKKLAGYPPDATGKCSTCSQTFSNAQDFYEHLDDCVLRIVQQEDPSEAINAKRLAEVENDKEVHQTLEKNHLPTQTQMASTGEDEDDEDMVEDEDEEDSKPRLSSPSKRKGNPVNGVQKSRGLTHSRGGAPVLAKAKGRKNRRDYPSSWGFDKGQMTMKKRVMAVFDGPRRLAKDDMMLSTDHEVRVKLSDGNSYVTDLDMQTLKRAEGFLGATEEEKGPWISDDPTEEQIRQMHEMLESCHAAQ, from the exons ATGGTCTCGTTGGATCAATCATATACCATGCTCCCGAAGCACATGGGCTCCGAGCACGACGACTACATCCTTTACCCCGAGCCGCCGCAGGGAGGCTTCGGCTCAACACCCATGGAGATGGCCGTCCCTGCCGACGCCTCCTACATGTACCCGACCTCGATGGCCATGGACGCGGCCTCGCTCTACGACAACAACTTTATGTACCAGGGTCGCACATCGCCCGGTCTCTACGAGGACGCTGATTTCCAATTGCCCTCATCCAACTTGTCCACCGCCTCAgctccctcggcggcctcctcaaACGTCGGCTCACCGCAATCTCACCACGACCAGCCGGCGCCCATCCACGACTGGGCGCATCCCGGCATCGCCGTTACCCCTGGCATCGTGCCCCACGACTACTACAACACCACGGGCACCGAGTACTCGACCTACGGCGGCCCAGGCATGGAAGACTTTGCGGCCTTCGACTTTGCCAACACCAAGCCCCCGGGTTTCGTGG ACCCTTCTCTCATCCACCCCGATATCAGCCGGCCCATGGCCATGAGCGGCTTCCACCACAACCCTAACCAGTATCCCGCATCACCGGCCCTCTCCGCCTCATCGCAATCCATGGTTCGCAACGGCAGCCAATCGCCATTCCTCCATAACGGCTtccagcagcaacagcactTCAGCCCCTACGCCACTCCTGCggacgcccgccgccccagccTGCACTCGTTTCCTTCCACGTACTCGGACGGCAACAACTAcagcggcgacgaaggcAGGGAGAAGCAGAGATGCCCCCACCCCGAGTGCGGCAAGACCTTCAAGGACTTGAAGGCGCACATGCTCACACACCAGAACGAGCGGCCCGAGAAGTGTCCCATCGTGACGTGTGACTATCACGTCAAGGGCTTCGCGCGGAAGTACGACAAGAACCGCCATACTCTGACGCACTACAAGGGAACGATGGTGTGCGGCTTCTGCCCGGGCTCGGGCTCCGCGGCCGAGAAGTCGTTCAACCGCGCTGACGTCTTTAAGCGTCACCTGACGGCCGTccacggcgtcgagcagACGCCGCCCAACAGCCGCAAGAAGAGCACCGGCACCAACAGCGGCAAGAAACTCGCCGGCTATCCCCCCGATGCGACCGGCAAGTGCTCGACGTGCTCGCAGACATTCTCCAACGCCCAGGACTTTTACGAGCACTTGGACGACTGCGTGCTGCGCATCGTGCAGCAGGAGGACCCCTCAGAGGCTATCAACGCGAAACGgctggccgaggtggagAACGACAAGGAGGTGCACCAGACTCTGGAGAAAAACCATCTGccgacgcagacgcagatgGCTTCGACAggggaggatgaggatgacgaggacatggtcgaggacgaggatgaggaggacaGCAAGCCTCGCCTCAGCTCGCCCTCCAAGAGGAAGGGCAACCCCGTCAACGGGGTGCAGAAGTCACGCGGCCTCACGCACTCGCGGGGCGGGGCGCCGGTGCTGGCCAAGGCCAAAGGTCGCAAGAACCGCCGCGATTACCCGTCGTCGTGGGGCTTCGACAAGGGCcagatgacgatgaagaagcGTGTCATGGCCGTATTTGACGGTCCCCGGCGGCTGGCCAAGGACGACATGATGCTGTCGACGGATCACGAGGTGCGCGTCAAGCTATCAGACGGCAACAGCTACGTGACGGACTTGGACATGCAGACACTGAAGCGGGCCGAGGGCTTCCTCGGCGCGacagaggaggagaaagggCCGTGGATCTCGGACGACCCGACCGAGGAACAGATCCGGCAGATGCACGAGATGCTCGAGAGCTGCCACGCGGCTCAGTAA